A window of the Chelonoidis abingdonii isolate Lonesome George chromosome 19, CheloAbing_2.0, whole genome shotgun sequence genome harbors these coding sequences:
- the SIAH1 gene encoding E3 ubiquitin-protein ligase SIAH1 isoform X1, with the protein MTGKSALSFLYSWKGGVLFTSCLPGSKTSRRKEMSRQTATALPTGTSKCTPSQRVPALTGTTASNNDLASLFECPVCFDYVLPPILQCQSGHLVCSNCRPKLTCCPTCRGPLGSIRNLAMEKVANSVLFPCKYASSGCEITLPHTEKADHEELCEFRPYSCPCPGASCKWQGSLDAVMPHLMHQHKSITTLQGEDIVFLATDINLPGAVDWVMMQSCFGFHFMLVLEKQEKYDGHQQFFAIVQLIGTRKQAENFAYRLELNGHRRRLTWEATPRSIHEGIATAIMNSDCLVFDTSIAQLFAENGNLGINVTISMC; encoded by the exons ATGACGGGGAAATCTGCTTTGAGCTTTCTGTATTCGTGGAAGGGGGGAGTCCTGTTTACATCATGTTTGCCAGGAAGTAAAACCAGCAGGagaaaag AAATGAGCCGTCAGACTGCTACAGCACTACCTACAGGTACTTCAAAGTGTACACCATCACAGAGGGTGCCTGCTCTGACTGGCACTACAGCGTCCAACAATGACTTGGCAAGTCTTTTTGAGTGTCCTGTGTGTTTTGACTATGTGCTGCCACCTATTCTTCAGTGTCAGAGTGGCCATCTTGTTTGTAGCAACTGTCGCCCCAAGCTTACATGCTGTCCAACTTGCCGAGGCCCACTGGGTTCCATTCGTAACTTGGCTATGGAAAAAGTTGCGAATTCTGTACTGTTCCCATGTAAATACGCCTCTTCTGGATGTGAGATAACTTTGCCACACACAGAAAAAGCAGACCATGAAGAGCTGTGTGAGTTTAGGCCTTATTCATGTCCATGTCCTGGTGCTTCATGTAAATGGCAAGGTTCGTTGGATGCTGTAATGCCACATTTGATGCATCAGCATAAGTCAATAACAACACTACAGGGAGAAGATATAGTTTTTCTTGCTACAGACATTAATCTTCCTGGTGCTGTTGACTGGGTAATGATGCAGTCTTGTTTTGGCTTTCATTTCATGTTAGTCTTggagaaacaggaaaaatatGATGGTCACCAGCAGTTCTTTGCTATTGTACAGCTGATAGGAACACGCAAGCAAGCAGAAAATTTTGCTTATCGACTTGAGCTTAATGGTCATAGGCGGCGATTGACTTGGGAAGCAACTCCTCGATCTATTCATGAGGGAATTGCAACAGCCATTATGAATAGTGACTGTCTAGTCTTTGACACCAGCATTGCACAGCTCTTTGCAGAAAATGGCAATTTAGGCATCAATGTAACCATTTCAATGTGTTGA
- the SIAH1 gene encoding E3 ubiquitin-protein ligase SIAH1 isoform X2: MTQKIPRTEMSRQTATALPTGTSKCTPSQRVPALTGTTASNNDLASLFECPVCFDYVLPPILQCQSGHLVCSNCRPKLTCCPTCRGPLGSIRNLAMEKVANSVLFPCKYASSGCEITLPHTEKADHEELCEFRPYSCPCPGASCKWQGSLDAVMPHLMHQHKSITTLQGEDIVFLATDINLPGAVDWVMMQSCFGFHFMLVLEKQEKYDGHQQFFAIVQLIGTRKQAENFAYRLELNGHRRRLTWEATPRSIHEGIATAIMNSDCLVFDTSIAQLFAENGNLGINVTISMC, translated from the exons ATGACCCAAAAGATTCCTAGGACTG AAATGAGCCGTCAGACTGCTACAGCACTACCTACAGGTACTTCAAAGTGTACACCATCACAGAGGGTGCCTGCTCTGACTGGCACTACAGCGTCCAACAATGACTTGGCAAGTCTTTTTGAGTGTCCTGTGTGTTTTGACTATGTGCTGCCACCTATTCTTCAGTGTCAGAGTGGCCATCTTGTTTGTAGCAACTGTCGCCCCAAGCTTACATGCTGTCCAACTTGCCGAGGCCCACTGGGTTCCATTCGTAACTTGGCTATGGAAAAAGTTGCGAATTCTGTACTGTTCCCATGTAAATACGCCTCTTCTGGATGTGAGATAACTTTGCCACACACAGAAAAAGCAGACCATGAAGAGCTGTGTGAGTTTAGGCCTTATTCATGTCCATGTCCTGGTGCTTCATGTAAATGGCAAGGTTCGTTGGATGCTGTAATGCCACATTTGATGCATCAGCATAAGTCAATAACAACACTACAGGGAGAAGATATAGTTTTTCTTGCTACAGACATTAATCTTCCTGGTGCTGTTGACTGGGTAATGATGCAGTCTTGTTTTGGCTTTCATTTCATGTTAGTCTTggagaaacaggaaaaatatGATGGTCACCAGCAGTTCTTTGCTATTGTACAGCTGATAGGAACACGCAAGCAAGCAGAAAATTTTGCTTATCGACTTGAGCTTAATGGTCATAGGCGGCGATTGACTTGGGAAGCAACTCCTCGATCTATTCATGAGGGAATTGCAACAGCCATTATGAATAGTGACTGTCTAGTCTTTGACACCAGCATTGCACAGCTCTTTGCAGAAAATGGCAATTTAGGCATCAATGTAACCATTTCAATGTGTTGA
- the SIAH1 gene encoding E3 ubiquitin-protein ligase SIAH1 isoform X3, with protein sequence MSRQTATALPTGTSKCTPSQRVPALTGTTASNNDLASLFECPVCFDYVLPPILQCQSGHLVCSNCRPKLTCCPTCRGPLGSIRNLAMEKVANSVLFPCKYASSGCEITLPHTEKADHEELCEFRPYSCPCPGASCKWQGSLDAVMPHLMHQHKSITTLQGEDIVFLATDINLPGAVDWVMMQSCFGFHFMLVLEKQEKYDGHQQFFAIVQLIGTRKQAENFAYRLELNGHRRRLTWEATPRSIHEGIATAIMNSDCLVFDTSIAQLFAENGNLGINVTISMC encoded by the coding sequence ATGAGCCGTCAGACTGCTACAGCACTACCTACAGGTACTTCAAAGTGTACACCATCACAGAGGGTGCCTGCTCTGACTGGCACTACAGCGTCCAACAATGACTTGGCAAGTCTTTTTGAGTGTCCTGTGTGTTTTGACTATGTGCTGCCACCTATTCTTCAGTGTCAGAGTGGCCATCTTGTTTGTAGCAACTGTCGCCCCAAGCTTACATGCTGTCCAACTTGCCGAGGCCCACTGGGTTCCATTCGTAACTTGGCTATGGAAAAAGTTGCGAATTCTGTACTGTTCCCATGTAAATACGCCTCTTCTGGATGTGAGATAACTTTGCCACACACAGAAAAAGCAGACCATGAAGAGCTGTGTGAGTTTAGGCCTTATTCATGTCCATGTCCTGGTGCTTCATGTAAATGGCAAGGTTCGTTGGATGCTGTAATGCCACATTTGATGCATCAGCATAAGTCAATAACAACACTACAGGGAGAAGATATAGTTTTTCTTGCTACAGACATTAATCTTCCTGGTGCTGTTGACTGGGTAATGATGCAGTCTTGTTTTGGCTTTCATTTCATGTTAGTCTTggagaaacaggaaaaatatGATGGTCACCAGCAGTTCTTTGCTATTGTACAGCTGATAGGAACACGCAAGCAAGCAGAAAATTTTGCTTATCGACTTGAGCTTAATGGTCATAGGCGGCGATTGACTTGGGAAGCAACTCCTCGATCTATTCATGAGGGAATTGCAACAGCCATTATGAATAGTGACTGTCTAGTCTTTGACACCAGCATTGCACAGCTCTTTGCAGAAAATGGCAATTTAGGCATCAATGTAACCATTTCAATGTGTTGA